Proteins encoded within one genomic window of Ailuropoda melanoleuca isolate Jingjing chromosome 16, ASM200744v2, whole genome shotgun sequence:
- the KRT1 gene encoding keratin, type II cytoskeletal 1 yields the protein MSRHFSSRSGLRSGGGFSSGSAGVVSFQRRTTSSSVRHGGGGGGRFSGGRCGGGGGGFGSRSLVNLGGSKSISISVARGGGRGGFGGGYGGGGFGGGGYGGGGFGGGGFGGIGSLGFGSGGGFGGGGFGGGGFGGGGFGPVCPPGGIQEVTINQSLLQPLNVEIDPEIQKIKTREREQIKSLNNQFASFIDKVRFLEQQNQVLQTKWELLQQVDTTTRTHNLEPYFESYINNLRRRVDQLKSDQSRMDSELRNMQDLVEDYRNKYEDEINKRTNAENEFVTIKKDVDAAYMTKVDLQAKVDNLQQEIDFLTALYQAELSQMQTQISETNVILSMDNNRNLDLDSIIAEVKAQYEEIAQKSKAEAEALYQTKYEELQITAGKHGDNLKSTKMEISELNRVAQRLRSEIDSVKKQISALQQSISDAEQRGENALKDAQGKLAELEDALQKAKEDLARLLRDYQELMNTKLALDMEIATYRTLLEGEESRMSGECAPNVSVSVNTSHTTISGGGGRGGGGFGSGGGGGYGSGAGSYGSGGSSYGSGGGGGGSYGSGGGGGGYGSGSSSGGHRGGSGGGGWGSGGSSGGRGSSSGGTKSSSGSSSVKFVSTSYSRAVR from the exons ATGAGCCGACACTTTAGTTCTAGGTCTGGGCTCCGGAGTGGAGGGGGCTTCAGCTCTGGCTCTGCCGGAGTGGTCAGCTTCCAACGCAGAACCACGAGCAGCTCTGTGCGCCACGGTGGGGGAGGAGGCGGGAGATTTTCAGGGGGAAGATGTGGAGGCGGCGGTGGCGGTTTTGGAAGTCGAAGCCTTGTCAACCTTGGTGGCAGTAAAAGTATCTCCATAAGCGTGGCCAGAGGAGGTGGACGTGGTGGTTTTGGTGGTGGTTATGGTGGTGGTGGCTTCGGGGGTGGTGGTTATGGTGGTGGTGGCTTTGGGGGTGGTGGCTTTGGTGGCATCGGCTCTCTAGGTTTTGGCAGCGGAGGTGGCTTTGGGGGTGGTGGCTTTGGGGGTGGTGGCTTTGGGGGTGGTGGTTTTGGGCCCGTCTGCCCCCCTGGTGGCATACAGGAAGTCACCATCAACCAGAGCCTTCTGCAACCCCTTAATGTGGAGATCGACCCTGAGATCCAAAAAATAAAGACTCGGGAAAGGGAGCAAATCAAGTCACTCAACAACCAATTTGCCTCCTTCATTGACAAG GTGCGGTTCCTAGAGCAGCAGAACCAGGTGCTGCAAACAAAATGGGAGCTGTTGCAGCAGGTAGACACCACCACTCGGACCCACAACTTAGAGCCCTACTTTGAGTCCTACATCAACAATCTTAGAAGGAGAGTGGACCAACTGAAGAGTGACCAGTCTCGGATGGATTCGGAATTGAGGAACATGCAAGACCTGGTGGAAGATTACCGGAACAA GTATGAGGATGAGATCAACAAGCGGACAAATGCAGAAAATGAATTTGTGACCATCAAGAAG GATGTGGATGCTGCTTATATGACAAAGGTGGACCTTCAGGCCAAAGTCGACAACTTGCAGCAGGAAATTGACTTCCTCACAGCACTCTACCAGGCA GAGCTGTCCCAGATGCAGACTCAAATCAGTGAAACCAACGTCATCCTGTCCATGGACAACAACCGCAACCTGGACCTGGACAGCATCATCGCCGAGGTCAAAGCTCAGTACGAGGAGATCGCCCAGAAGAGCAAGGCTGAGGCCGAGGCGCTGTACCAGACCAAG TATGAAGAGCTCCAGATAACTGCTGGCAAACATGGGGACAATCTGAAAAGTACAAAGATGGAGATTTCAGAGCTGAATCGGGTGGCCCAGAGACTGCGATCTGAAATTGATAGTGTCAAGAAGCAG ATCTCGGCGCTCCAGCAGTCCATCAGCGATGCCGAGCAGCGTGGTGAGAACGCCCTTAAAGATGCCCAGGGCAAGCTGGCCGAGCTGGAGGACGCCTTGCAGAAGGCCAAGGAGGACCTGGCCCGCCTGCTGCGTGACTACCAGGAGCTGATGAACACCAAACTGGCCCTGGATATGGAGATCGCCACCTACAGAACCcttctggaaggagaggaaagcag GATGTCCGGAGAGTGTGCCCCGAACGTGAGCGTGT CTGTGAACACCAGCCACACCACCATCAGTGGAGGTGGTGGCCGAGGAGGCGGGGGTTTTGGCTCCGGAGGCGGCGGCGGCTATGGCTCTGGAGCTGGCAGTTACGGATCTGGAGGTAGCAGCTACGGCTCCGGAGGCGGCGGCGGTGGCAGCTATGGCTCCGGAGGCGGCGGCGGTGGCTACGGCTCCGGTAGCAGCAGTGGCGGCCACAGAGGCGGCTCTGGAGGGGGCGGCTGGGGTTCCGGCGGGAGCTCCGGAGGCCGGGGATCCAGCTCTGGGGGTACCAAGTCCTCTAGTGGCAGTTCCAGCGTGAAGTTTGTTTCCACCAGCTATTCCAGAGCAGTCAGATAA